One window from the genome of Lysobacter helvus encodes:
- a CDS encoding DUF1820 family protein — MAKTLYKVTFLNAGRIYELYAQRVASSALWGFTEVAELVFDVHTGVVVDPTEERLRDEFGGTRVLHLPMQSIVRIEEVEKKGQSAIRDAATGEAVVTPFPMPAKPR; from the coding sequence ATGGCGAAGACGCTCTACAAAGTCACCTTCCTCAACGCGGGGCGCATCTACGAGCTGTATGCGCAGCGCGTGGCGTCCAGTGCGCTGTGGGGATTCACCGAAGTGGCCGAGCTGGTGTTCGACGTGCACACGGGCGTCGTCGTGGATCCGACCGAGGAACGCCTGCGCGACGAGTTCGGCGGCACGCGCGTGCTGCACCTGCCGATGCAGAGCATCGTGCGCATCGAGGAAGTGGAGAAGAAGGGGCAGTCGGCGATCCGGGATGCGGCGACGGGGGAGGCGGTGGTGACGCCGTTTCCGATGCCGGCGAAGCCTCGATAG
- a CDS encoding murein hydrolase activator EnvC family protein has protein sequence MRFVALALGCLLSLTTGTSTAQNSREAEQRLQRIRNELKHVAAERRELEGKRGDASKQLRAADEQVGKVGRNVQDTERALASETVALADLQSRRDALNATLAGKRDELRMLLRAAYTVGGDAPLKAFLSQDRLDEAQRTLAYHRYLQRDRAARIRELTAQLTELDTLEQQITQRRTALDDSRRTQRQQLAALEAARRDRADLVSQLDRRYQDRAVRERALGEDAKSLQQLLAKLRAAAAQAAAEKAAADRAAAARARKAKATGTAVVEKPKKPVPTGPALQVGGLSWPVAGTLVASYGGTLPDGRRSTGVLIAAAPGTTVRAVADGRVVFSDWMNGYGLILIVDHGNGYMSLYAHNDALLRDAGDAVKRGDALASVGKSGGQDRAGLYFELRRDGQPVDPGTWLQRR, from the coding sequence TTGAGGTTCGTCGCGCTCGCACTGGGCTGCCTGCTGTCGCTGACGACGGGGACGTCGACCGCGCAGAACAGCCGCGAGGCCGAACAGCGCCTGCAGCGCATCCGCAACGAACTCAAGCACGTCGCCGCCGAACGCCGCGAACTCGAAGGCAAGCGTGGCGACGCATCGAAACAACTCCGCGCGGCCGACGAACAGGTCGGCAAGGTCGGCCGCAACGTGCAGGACACCGAGCGTGCATTGGCGAGCGAAACCGTCGCGCTCGCCGACCTCCAGTCCCGTCGCGACGCACTCAACGCCACGCTCGCCGGCAAGCGCGACGAACTGCGCATGCTGCTGCGCGCCGCGTACACCGTCGGTGGCGACGCGCCGTTGAAGGCCTTCCTCTCGCAGGATCGCCTGGACGAAGCGCAACGCACGCTCGCCTACCACCGTTACCTCCAGCGCGACCGCGCCGCGCGCATCCGCGAGCTCACCGCGCAGCTGACCGAACTCGACACCCTCGAACAACAGATCACCCAGCGCCGCACCGCGCTCGACGATTCGCGCCGCACGCAGCGCCAGCAACTCGCCGCGCTCGAAGCCGCGCGCCGCGATCGCGCCGACCTCGTCAGCCAGCTCGATCGCCGTTACCAGGACCGCGCGGTGCGCGAACGCGCGCTCGGCGAAGACGCGAAGTCGTTGCAACAGTTGCTCGCGAAGTTGCGCGCCGCCGCCGCGCAGGCCGCCGCCGAAAAAGCCGCCGCCGACCGCGCCGCCGCCGCGCGCGCCAGGAAGGCGAAGGCCACCGGCACCGCCGTGGTCGAGAAACCGAAGAAGCCCGTGCCCACCGGCCCGGCCCTGCAGGTCGGCGGATTGAGCTGGCCCGTCGCCGGCACGCTGGTCGCCAGCTACGGCGGCACGCTGCCCGATGGCCGCCGCAGCACCGGCGTGCTGATCGCCGCCGCGCCCGGCACCACCGTGCGGGCCGTCGCCGATGGACGCGTCGTGTTCTCCGACTGGATGAATGGTTACGGCCTGATCCTGATCGTCGACCACGGCAACGGCTACATGAGCCTGTACGCGCACAACGACGCGCTGCTGCGGGACGCCGGCGATGCGGTCAAGCGCGGCGACGCGCTCGCCAGCGTCGGCAAGTCCGGTGGCCAGGACCGGGCCGGCCTGTATTTCGAACTGCGCCGCGACGGCCAGCCGGTGGATCCGGGCACGTGGCTGCAGCGACGCTGA
- a CDS encoding OmpP1/FadL family transporter — MHHVSSITRYSALALGIAGVLAVGQAHASGFQLKENSVKAMGRAFAGSATATGDASVVVNNPAAMSTFKKTTLQADVTLIDLSANFNGSGFAAAGTPLQQPLRGSQGGDAGDQTAVPALSAIFPMGDSGVTIGAMVSAPFGLKTEYEPGWIGRYTALESEVKTVDMTLSAAFDFGNKVSFGLGLVYERAEATLSKSIDFGSRICQINVALCVTPNPVAAPFGPQKNDGEVKVEGDDTGIGWIVGMHIHPSDKVALGFVHRSEIAHDIAGTADFTVPANVSPLLAIGAPGQFVDTTGGAALTTPAVTTISVTYGITENFTLMGEVSQTDWSSLQEVAINFGNPRQQPNPATEDFSWKDTTFSAIGAEWKFNDQFTLRGGYAQDQSPTNNTTRTPRLPDADRTWWSVGLTWSPSETWEVSGGYTRINTDDPSINLQPSLATSGSTLQGKYDANVNLWGISAQYRF, encoded by the coding sequence ATGCATCACGTCAGCAGCATCACCCGTTATTCCGCCCTCGCGCTCGGCATCGCCGGCGTGCTCGCGGTCGGCCAGGCACATGCGTCGGGCTTCCAGCTCAAGGAAAACAGCGTCAAGGCGATGGGCCGCGCGTTCGCGGGCAGCGCCACGGCGACCGGCGACGCGTCCGTCGTGGTCAACAACCCGGCCGCGATGTCGACCTTCAAGAAGACCACGCTGCAGGCCGACGTCACCCTGATCGACCTGTCCGCCAACTTCAACGGCTCCGGCTTCGCCGCTGCCGGCACCCCGCTGCAGCAGCCGCTGCGCGGCAGCCAGGGTGGCGATGCCGGCGACCAGACCGCCGTCCCGGCGCTGTCCGCCATCTTCCCGATGGGCGACTCCGGCGTGACCATCGGTGCGATGGTCTCGGCGCCGTTCGGCCTGAAGACCGAGTACGAACCCGGCTGGATCGGCCGTTACACCGCGCTGGAATCGGAAGTGAAGACCGTCGACATGACGCTCTCCGCCGCGTTCGATTTCGGCAACAAGGTCTCGTTCGGCCTCGGCCTGGTCTACGAGCGCGCCGAAGCCACGCTGTCGAAGTCGATCGACTTCGGTTCGCGCATCTGCCAGATCAACGTCGCCCTCTGCGTCACGCCGAACCCGGTCGCCGCACCGTTCGGCCCGCAGAAGAACGACGGTGAAGTGAAGGTCGAAGGCGACGACACCGGCATCGGCTGGATCGTCGGCATGCACATCCATCCGTCCGACAAGGTCGCGCTGGGCTTCGTGCACCGCTCCGAGATCGCGCACGACATCGCCGGCACCGCCGACTTCACCGTGCCCGCCAACGTCTCGCCGCTGCTCGCCATCGGTGCCCCGGGCCAGTTCGTCGACACCACCGGCGGCGCCGCGCTCACCACGCCGGCCGTCACCACCATCAGCGTCACCTACGGCATCACCGAAAACTTCACCCTGATGGGCGAAGTCTCGCAGACCGACTGGAGCTCGCTGCAGGAAGTGGCGATCAACTTCGGCAACCCGCGCCAGCAGCCGAACCCGGCCACGGAAGACTTCTCGTGGAAGGACACCACCTTCAGCGCGATCGGCGCCGAGTGGAAGTTCAACGACCAGTTCACGCTGCGCGGCGGTTATGCGCAGGACCAGTCGCCGACCAACAACACCACGCGTACCCCGCGCCTGCCTGACGCGGACCGCACCTGGTGGTCGGTCGGCCTGACCTGGTCGCCGAGCGAAACGTGGGAAGTCAGCGGTGGCTACACGCGCATCAACACGGACGATCCGTCCATCAACCTGCAGCCGTCGCTGGCCACCAGCGGCAGCACGCTCCAGGGCAAGTACGACGCCAACGTGAACCTGTGGGGCATTTCGGCGCAGTACCGCTTCTGA
- a CDS encoding rhomboid family intramembrane serine protease, with protein MFVSLPTRSKPGLRWATPLLAALLFAAFVVANMGSGPDQRALIVSWGALSGGLLAPDAWLAALQDGRALRLVTALFLHADWAHLMGNLVFLLIFGLPAERAMGPWRFLGLFLFGGAVANLAAALSIGAPDRIIIGSSGAVSAVIGAYLALFPRAKLGVVVPLGLFLEFVRAPASLLIGIWALLQLAFAYIGPTLGAVAWWAHLAGFAFGIVFAVLVRAAIARRMRRQRGF; from the coding sequence ATGTTCGTGTCCCTCCCCACCCGTTCGAAGCCGGGCCTGCGCTGGGCCACGCCGCTGCTCGCGGCGCTGCTGTTCGCCGCCTTCGTGGTGGCGAACATGGGCTCGGGCCCGGACCAGCGGGCTCTGATCGTGAGCTGGGGCGCGCTGTCCGGCGGCCTGCTCGCCCCGGATGCGTGGCTGGCCGCGTTGCAGGACGGGCGGGCGCTGCGCCTGGTCACGGCCCTGTTCCTGCACGCCGACTGGGCCCACCTGATGGGCAACCTGGTGTTCCTGCTGATCTTCGGGCTGCCGGCCGAACGGGCGATGGGGCCGTGGCGGTTCCTCGGGCTGTTCCTCTTCGGGGGCGCGGTGGCCAACCTCGCGGCGGCCCTGAGCATCGGTGCGCCGGACCGGATCATCATCGGGTCGAGCGGCGCGGTGTCGGCGGTGATCGGGGCGTACCTGGCCCTGTTCCCCCGCGCGAAGCTGGGCGTGGTGGTGCCGCTGGGGCTGTTCCTGGAATTCGTGCGCGCGCCGGCATCGTTGCTGATCGGGATCTGGGCCCTGCTGCAGCTCGCGTTCGCGTACATCGGGCCGACGCTGGGCGCGGTGGCGTGGTGGGCGCACCTGGCGGGGTTCGCGTTCGGGATCGTGTTCGCGGTGCTGGTGCGCGCGGCGATCGCGCGGCGCATGCGGCGGCAGCGCGGGTTCTGA
- a CDS encoding 2OG-Fe dioxygenase family protein — translation MRPALERFATLSDWAMFAASWDALGPDPYLERTGRARRRRHGVFRWAEGTLTREPHQPHFQSLAYNRLQGDVDRWFDPIVPEVGDSASLRAVLGFSCEFFGALAPEVSAWRIEVHQFRIEARSDAAGEPTPEGVHRDGVDYVLVLMVDRANIASGTTTIHSADGTLLGSFTLHDPLDAALVDDARVFHGVTPVTPVDAAKPAHRDVLVVTLKRE, via the coding sequence ATGCGGCCGGCGCTCGAGCGCTTCGCGACGTTGTCCGATTGGGCGATGTTCGCGGCGAGTTGGGATGCGTTGGGGCCGGATCCGTACCTCGAACGTACCGGGCGTGCGCGACGTCGCCGGCACGGCGTGTTTCGCTGGGCCGAGGGCACGCTGACGCGTGAGCCGCATCAACCGCATTTCCAGAGCCTGGCGTACAACCGCCTGCAGGGGGATGTCGATCGCTGGTTCGATCCGATCGTGCCCGAAGTGGGCGACAGCGCGTCGCTGCGGGCGGTGCTGGGGTTCTCGTGCGAGTTCTTCGGGGCGCTGGCGCCTGAGGTGTCGGCGTGGCGCATCGAGGTGCATCAATTCCGGATCGAGGCGCGGAGCGACGCGGCCGGGGAACCGACGCCGGAAGGCGTGCACCGGGATGGCGTGGATTACGTGCTGGTGCTGATGGTCGACCGGGCCAACATCGCCAGCGGGACCACGACGATCCATTCGGCGGACGGCACGCTGCTGGGCAGCTTTACCTTGCACGATCCCCTGGACGCGGCGCTTGTCGACGATGCGCGCGTCTTCCATGGGGTGACCCCAGTGACGCCTGTGGATGCAGCGAAGCCGGCGCATCGGGATGTGCTGGTGGTGACATTGAAGCGGGAGTAG
- a CDS encoding MAPEG family protein yields the protein MTIAVAYWCVLVAALLPYVWTTVAKGSGERYDNRDPRGWIARQTNPRVQRANSAQLNAFEAFAPFAAGVVFAQLAGVPEARIAMLSVVFVVCRLLHGVVYTQGMKHSLRSLVWFVGFACVVALFILAALRVGHAG from the coding sequence ATGACGATCGCAGTGGCGTATTGGTGCGTGCTGGTGGCGGCGCTCCTTCCGTACGTGTGGACCACCGTGGCGAAGGGCAGCGGCGAGCGTTACGACAACCGCGATCCGCGCGGATGGATCGCGCGACAGACCAATCCCCGCGTGCAACGCGCCAACTCGGCGCAGCTCAATGCCTTCGAAGCGTTTGCGCCGTTCGCGGCGGGCGTGGTGTTCGCGCAGCTGGCCGGTGTGCCGGAGGCGCGCATCGCGATGCTGTCCGTGGTGTTCGTCGTGTGCCGGCTGTTGCATGGCGTCGTCTATACGCAGGGGATGAAGCATTCGCTGCGGAGCCTGGTGTGGTTCGTGGGGTTCGCCTGCGTGGTCGCGTTGTTCATTCTGGCGGCGCTGCGGGTGGGCCACGCGGGGTGA
- a CDS encoding M28 family metallopeptidase, whose amino-acid sequence MQRPVLLCLAGAFALAACDRGPPAAPDAPAAPSTVSDTAHVFSPELAPGDFAEHVRVLASDAFEGRAPGSPGEDKTVAYIQSQFERIGLKPGNAGSWVQQVPMTETTADESAIMTVTVKGKPHALKFGDDMVIGTRSGQEQVSLKDSDVVFVGYGVDAPEQKWNDYAGLDVKGKTVVMLVNDPGFHVGDESLFEGRRMTYYGRWTYKFEEAARQGAAAALIVHDDAGASYGWDVVKSSWSGAQFDLRASDDPAPRLPMQGWITGAQATALFADAGLDFAALRKAANQRGFKAVPLDAKASVTLNSTIVEKSSRNVVGLLPGTETPDEAIVYMAHWDHLGKHPDEPGDNIYNGAIDNATGVAGIMEIAERFKQHPPKRSVLFLAVTLEESGLLGSKYYVAHPVIPLAKTVAAINIDAMSTAGLSKDMVVTGLGNSELDDVLKAITDKQGRVLHAEATPESGFYFRSDHFNFAKAGVPALYAEGGEDLAAGGSEAGRKASEEYTAMRYHKPADQFDPNWNLAGVMQDLDTLFQVGQVLADGTTWPNWRAGNPFRAARDASRAAGAKP is encoded by the coding sequence ATGCAACGACCTGTCCTGCTTTGCCTGGCCGGCGCATTCGCGCTGGCTGCCTGCGACCGCGGCCCGCCCGCCGCGCCCGATGCGCCGGCCGCGCCGTCGACGGTGTCCGACACCGCGCATGTCTTTTCCCCCGAGCTCGCGCCGGGCGATTTCGCCGAACACGTGCGCGTGCTGGCGTCGGACGCATTCGAAGGGCGCGCGCCCGGCAGTCCCGGCGAGGACAAGACCGTCGCCTACATCCAGTCGCAGTTCGAACGCATCGGTTTGAAGCCGGGCAACGCAGGCAGCTGGGTGCAGCAGGTGCCGATGACGGAAACGACGGCGGACGAAAGCGCCATCATGACGGTGACCGTGAAGGGCAAGCCGCATGCGCTGAAGTTCGGCGACGACATGGTGATCGGCACGCGCAGCGGGCAGGAGCAGGTCTCGTTGAAGGACAGCGACGTGGTGTTCGTCGGCTACGGCGTGGATGCGCCGGAGCAGAAGTGGAACGACTACGCGGGCCTGGACGTGAAGGGCAAGACGGTCGTGATGCTGGTGAACGACCCGGGCTTCCACGTCGGCGACGAGTCGCTCTTCGAAGGGCGCCGCATGACGTACTACGGGCGCTGGACGTACAAGTTCGAAGAGGCCGCGCGCCAGGGCGCGGCGGCCGCGCTGATCGTGCACGACGATGCGGGTGCGTCGTACGGCTGGGACGTGGTGAAGAGTTCCTGGTCCGGCGCGCAGTTCGACCTGCGTGCGAGCGACGATCCGGCGCCGCGCTTGCCGATGCAGGGCTGGATCACGGGCGCGCAGGCTACGGCGTTGTTCGCCGATGCGGGGCTGGATTTCGCGGCGCTGCGCAAGGCGGCCAACCAGCGCGGGTTCAAGGCCGTGCCGCTGGATGCGAAGGCGTCGGTGACGTTGAACAGCACGATCGTCGAGAAGTCGTCGCGCAACGTGGTGGGCCTGCTGCCGGGCACGGAGACGCCGGACGAGGCGATCGTCTACATGGCGCACTGGGACCACCTCGGCAAGCATCCGGACGAGCCGGGCGACAACATCTACAACGGCGCGATCGACAACGCGACCGGCGTGGCGGGAATCATGGAGATCGCGGAGCGGTTCAAGCAGCATCCGCCGAAGCGGTCGGTGTTGTTCCTCGCGGTGACGTTGGAAGAGTCCGGGCTGCTGGGGTCGAAGTACTACGTCGCGCATCCGGTGATTCCGCTCGCGAAGACGGTGGCGGCGATCAACATCGATGCGATGTCCACGGCCGGGTTGTCGAAGGACATGGTGGTGACCGGGCTCGGCAATTCGGAGCTCGACGATGTGCTGAAGGCGATCACCGACAAGCAGGGCCGCGTGCTGCACGCCGAGGCCACGCCGGAAAGCGGGTTCTACTTCCGCTCGGATCACTTCAACTTCGCCAAGGCCGGCGTGCCGGCGTTGTATGCCGAGGGTGGCGAAGACCTGGCGGCTGGCGGGTCGGAAGCCGGGCGCAAGGCGTCGGAGGAATACACGGCGATGCGTTACCACAAGCCGGCGGACCAGTTCGATCCGAACTGGAACCTCGCGGGCGTGATGCAGGACCTGGATACGTTGTTCCAGGTGGGCCAGGTGCTGGCCGACGGCACGACGTGGCCGAACTGGCGGGCGGGCAATCCGTTCCGCGCGGCGCGGGATGCGTCGCGCGCGGCAGGCGCGAAACCCTGA
- the gpmI gene encoding 2,3-bisphosphoglycerate-independent phosphoglycerate mutase, protein MPASDRRPKPVVLLILDGWGHRDDPADNALAQARLPNWQRLWRSEPHTLIHTEGRHVGLPDGQMGNSEVGHMNLGAGRIVFQDLTRIDAAIEDGTFFANHELLAACDAARAANGTLHVMGLLSPGGVHSHESHIFAMLDLAKRAGVERVRVHAFLDGRDTAPQSAEASLHALQSHCDQLGNARIATVGGRYFAMDRDHRWDRVRRAWDAIVEAQSDHRAPNALAALSAAYERGETDEFVAPTVLAGAAPMHDGDAVVFMNFRADRARQLTAAFVAPNFDGFATRRPALSRFTCLTEYDAKLPAPVAFAPDDLRHTLGELLAEQGMTQLRIAETEKYAHVTFFFSGGREDPYAGETRILVPSPKVATYDLQPEMSCPEVTAKLVEAIDAQRFDVVVCNIANPDMVGHTGNLAAAIRAAEVVDDAVGQIEAAVRRVGGALLITADHGNLEQMRDPETGQPHTAHTVGPVPFVYVGARPAALRAGGALRDVAPTMLDLLGVPQPAEMTGRSLFAPA, encoded by the coding sequence GTGCCCGCATCCGATCGCCGCCCGAAGCCCGTCGTCCTGCTGATCCTCGACGGTTGGGGCCATCGCGACGATCCCGCCGACAACGCCCTCGCGCAGGCCCGCCTGCCGAACTGGCAGCGGCTGTGGCGGAGCGAACCGCACACGCTGATCCACACCGAAGGCCGCCACGTCGGCCTGCCGGACGGGCAGATGGGCAATTCCGAAGTCGGCCACATGAACCTCGGCGCGGGCCGCATCGTGTTCCAGGACCTCACCCGCATCGACGCGGCGATCGAAGACGGCACGTTCTTCGCCAACCACGAACTGCTCGCCGCCTGCGACGCCGCGCGCGCCGCCAACGGCACGCTGCACGTCATGGGCCTGCTCTCGCCGGGCGGCGTGCACAGTCACGAATCGCACATCTTCGCGATGCTGGACCTGGCGAAGCGCGCCGGCGTCGAACGCGTCCGCGTGCACGCCTTCCTCGACGGCCGCGACACCGCCCCGCAATCCGCCGAAGCCAGCCTCCACGCCTTGCAATCGCACTGCGACCAGCTCGGCAACGCGCGCATCGCCACCGTCGGCGGCCGCTACTTCGCGATGGACCGTGACCACCGCTGGGACCGCGTGCGACGCGCGTGGGATGCCATCGTCGAAGCGCAATCCGACCATCGCGCGCCGAATGCCCTGGCCGCGTTGTCCGCCGCGTACGAGCGCGGCGAAACCGACGAATTCGTCGCGCCCACCGTGCTCGCCGGCGCCGCGCCGATGCACGACGGCGACGCGGTGGTCTTCATGAACTTCCGCGCCGACCGCGCCCGCCAGCTCACCGCCGCGTTCGTCGCGCCGAACTTCGATGGCTTCGCCACGCGCCGTCCTGCGCTGTCGCGCTTCACCTGCCTCACCGAATACGACGCCAAGCTGCCCGCACCCGTCGCCTTCGCGCCCGACGACCTGCGCCACACGCTCGGCGAATTGCTGGCCGAGCAGGGCATGACCCAACTGCGCATCGCCGAAACCGAGAAGTACGCGCACGTGACGTTCTTCTTCAGCGGCGGCCGCGAAGATCCCTATGCCGGCGAAACCCGCATCCTCGTGCCGAGCCCCAAGGTGGCCACGTACGACCTGCAGCCGGAAATGAGCTGCCCGGAAGTCACCGCGAAACTCGTCGAAGCGATCGACGCCCAACGATTCGACGTCGTCGTGTGCAACATCGCCAACCCCGACATGGTCGGCCACACCGGCAACCTCGCCGCGGCGATCCGCGCGGCGGAAGTCGTCGACGACGCCGTCGGCCAGATCGAAGCCGCCGTGCGCCGCGTCGGCGGTGCCTTGCTGATCACCGCAGACCACGGCAACCTCGAGCAGATGCGCGATCCCGAAACCGGCCAGCCGCACACCGCCCATACCGTGGGCCCGGTGCCGTTCGTCTATGTCGGCGCACGTCCTGCCGCATTGCGCGCAGGCGGCGCGTTGCGCGACGTCGCACCGACGATGCTCGACCTGCTCGGCGTCCCGCAGCCCGCCGAAATGACCGGCCGCAGCCTGTTCGCGCCCGCTTGA